In Anas platyrhynchos isolate ZD024472 breed Pekin duck chromosome 19, IASCAAS_PekinDuck_T2T, whole genome shotgun sequence, the genomic window TTTACGCCGCTAAAGTACTTTCGAATGATCCACAGGTCAGCCAAAGCTGACACAGAAAGGCAGACTGGTGGTCCAGAAGATGAGAAAGCTGGAGAACCAGTGCCTACAGGAACAAGCAGTGTGTACTCCAGTCCACAAAGCCCCAGCTAAGCCCGCACTTGTCTGCAGTACATTTTGTTGTCATGCGAGAGCCATCCCCCATGGTGTGAAGCCTGGAGCAGCAAATACAACAGTCAACTACCCAGAGTTCCAGGTGGTTATCACGGGCTCTATTTCCCATAATATTTTGTTAATCAAGAAAGCAAACCCTGAGTGAAGCTCTTCCCATTTCGGCAAACATCAGTAACTGCTGTGATTAACATCAACTGGCAGCTTGAATTCCTTCAGTGAGTGAAAGGCAATATCTCCGTATTCCACCAGTGCAAAGACCACCGGGACATCCCCGCTCTGATACGTAACCTGCTTCAAAGCCCGAAGGGATGGGATCTGCTCCTCAAAGCTGCGGAGGGAAAAAATAGCCTTTGTTTATATATTCTTGCTTTGAGAACAAAGCTGTCCTGGCCAGCGATcacaacagctccttctggTCTTAGGAGCTGGTTGTAAACCTCCCCGCCCCTTTCAATcaaagcaggaagctgatgagCACACTGAGAGCTCCCGAGAGCACGCTGCCTTCTGGAAACAGGGAGCTGTCAAATCCTTTGCCAAAAGCAAAGGCAACTGCAAAATTCTCCACACTGTGCTGCTTAGATGCGGCTCACCGGGCTACTGGCCAGCTGCCAATGCAATGCAATCTTAATACCTTGGAAGATCTTTGGTTGCTGGGATCAACACCCAAcctgcttttcccttcttttcaattctgcagtgtttgctcataaatggaaatatttatgcAGCAAGAATCATCCTACTTGCCCGTGACACAGACCTTTGTCAAACTGCATTAccttcctctgcctgctgtAGCTGCAGCCAGGGAAGGAGGGACGGTTTTAGCACACCAAAGTTAGAAAAGGCAGGGAGTGAACTTTGTACCTGTCTACAGAATTTAATTATCTGATTCTGGAGCCAGCACGAAAGGGGACACCTATCCTCTGCTCGTATTGATTTTAAAGTTACATTTAACAAAGATAAAAATGCTAAACCCACGGCCCCGAGCCTATAGGGAGCTCCATGGAGGTACATCTCTGCAGAAATCCACAGGGATCCGCACTGGCTGAGGATTCAGCTGCCATACAGGTCCCTGCAAAACTGAGCTCAGTGAAAACTGAGTTTCACGAGTGTTGCATAAATACAGCTGTGGCTTCTTATTCCTGACTCCGGTAATACTCACAGACACGAGTAGCAACCATATGACCAAACAGTGTGGGCTGAGTGCAGGGGCTAGAGGAATTGTGAGCCACAGCCTCCaacaaaagaggaagaaaaaaaaaaaaaaaaaagaaacatttctgggCAGGACCACCCTAAGGGAGGCACTCTGATGAACTGTAAAGCTCACAAGATCCTGGGTCATTTACAGATCATTAGGATTTACTGTGTGCTTCAAAGCCCCATGCATACCTCTGAACACACATCCTGACATATGGTTTCCCAGGGTTTGTCTTCTTAAACTTGGCCACAGCATCGGGTTGGTACACATTGAAGCTTATCTTCAAGCTCCCTGAGTCCTCCTGCAGCCTACAGAAGAGGGAACACATTCACATACTTATGGGATTGAAACATTGTATGGTGCAGATAAATCAGATGCAAGAAGGAACAAAAGCTGTGAAGCCTGGCTAGTTTGGGCCCTGTGAAACGCTTTGCTCCTCAAGGGACTGACCCTGGGACTGCTACAGTTTCTGTCCAGACCTTCTATGTTCTGTAGCCAGaccacagccagcccctgccccacatcTGCCACTCTCCTCTCCCTGCAACCCTTTGGAAGAAGTACCACTAAGAGACACAGAAGCAAAGCACTGCTCTGTCCTGCAGGGACAGCACACAAACACCACACAGACTCCTTAAGGCAAGAGCGGAACTAAAACTCCCAAGGCCCAGGCTTTACCATCACTGCAGCAGGGTCAGCAGCACATCCCAGGGGtgaggcagagctgtgccacaaCCCAGATCTGCAGGACCCCGGAGCAGAGCACTGGATTCTCCGGACATTCTGGATTCCCCCCAACTCCCGAGCTTCTGCCGTGAATCTCACAGACCTCACAAGCAGGGACGGTCACAAGACAGCCCCGTTCCCGAACAGCTACgagctggctggctggctaCTAACCGGGAGGCTCCATCCAGGATGTGGGAGGGCTGCAGCACGCTGATCTGCTGGAGGATCGCAGCTGGAGGgagaaagaacaggaaaggaTCAGACCAGCTATTTCTCTCCCAGGGCACTCCAAGCACTCCACCACCACCCACGAGCCTTCCTCCTCCGACAATGGCTGGCAGCACCACAGTCACCACTGGCTACTTCAAAGGCCTCAACTTCCTCATCTcctcccagcacacagcccagaACACCCTGCAACTGCTTTGCAATCTTGCTGGCCCCGATTTCACATGCCTAACAGCCTAGCAGGAGGGATTGCAGTACAGCAGGACATGGGGAACGGATTAGGAGACCTCCTAAGGCCCTGTTTATCCTGGCACTTGAGTGGGCTATAGAAAGAGACGGAAAGGCAGGAGGACAagctttcttctctcccccccATCCGTGGCTGGGCTCCTCTGTGCCTGCTTTGCCCAGGCCTTGTAATGAGGTTTTCCTTCTCAAGGCACTGCCCCTAAACTGACACTTAGCTTCCCCAAGTCGTCCCTTTTGCCGCTGCATAAACAGGGGCAGGGCGTGTGCGTGTCCCCGGCAGGTTCCCACAGCCACTACCTGTGGAAGTCGCTTCCTCTGGCCGCAGAAGCGGGGTGACAGCCTGGTCCCAGAGATGTGGCGGTCGTCTCCAAACCCTCTGCTGGCTCCTCTGCTTCAAAAGGGCTTTGTACTCCTGCCAGTTGGAGCAGCGCCTCACCTCCCTGTCAGCATTGACACTGCTCTTGTACCTGCTTTCCCTCTCCAGCTGCTCCCTCTCCTTCCGTGACAGCTTCTCCTGTTTTAGGTTGATGCGTTTACACCAGGAAGCTGCATCAACTTCCCTCCCTGGCACATTTTCTGGCAGAAGCCCACAGTCAGGCGAGGGCAGATGTGTGCATGGCTGATCTGGGGCCATGTTTGGCAATATGATGGTGGTAAAATCCCAGCGTGGCGCACGGGTGCCAGTGCCGCTTGCCTCGGGgtctccagccctgctcctggagGGGCTCGGGGAGTTCTTTTGTCTTGTATCAAGAGGAACTGGGCTCGACTGCTCCTCTCCGCTGCCAGCATCCAATTCCTCTGGCTGCTCTGACAAGGGCTTTTCATCCAAGGGAAGGCAGCTGGGATCTCCACAGTCATCTCCAGCTTTTTTGGGGGTCCCTTCAGCTTCTGGAAGGTCCTCAGACACTTTATGTTTCTTCTCAAGTGACCTAaggacagaagcagcagcataaAAGACAGGGAGGGCTTGTGGTGGGACATAATTCTCTTTAAATCCTGCCTCCCCCCATGTAACAGGAAGAAAGCAGTCTGCTGTGCCTGAAGGAAGGGTGGCAGGAGCCCACAGCCAGGCCTGTAAACCCTTGACAAGAACCTCTTGGCTGAAAGGAGGGTCCTGCTtgcagaaggaacaaaaaaaagcaggccAAAACCAAGCAGGGAACGCCAAAGGTAGCGTAGGCGTCTCAGCAGCCCTGCACGAGGCTTGCCTTCAGTGCCCCGGAGAGTCCCAGTCCCAGCAGACACATGTTCTCAACCCGCCCGCAGCCTCCACACCCCAGCTACTGACCCAAACACCTCCACGCAACCACGATGGACGTCAGCCAAACTGAGCAGGGTTCAGATACCAGCACATGCTTGGCAGAAACCTGTCTGACAGCACTCTGGTATGGCACGCAGTCCCTGGCTCCCAGGAAAGATGAGGCAGCTCTGAAAGCAGCAGTTTTATCTCCCAGTTCCTAAAACTTCAGAGCTCATTAGGCACCAATTTCCTCGGTTAAGAGGACTGGAGTTGCAGACCTGTCTCTTCCTCCTTGTTTCTTAAAGGAGGACGCCACCTACTGGGAACTCCTAATTATAAGATCAAAATTAGTAATTATGTCAGCTGGTTTGCATTTTGGCAATTTCTAGAGCCCACGTGCAAGGACCGGGACCCATTTACGCTCTCTGCTGTGCAGGCCTAGCAAGCAAGCTACGTTAAGAGGATGAAAGTGCACGATGGGCACTGTGGAGTCTTGTGCTCCCTCTAAAAAAGGACAAGAGAAGGCATCTGCCACTACTGCACTGACCTCTCTCCCCTTCTATTTAGGCAATCTCATCACTGCAGCTGGGAAGCCTGGTGGCAGCTTGCCCCATTAGACCCACAGAAAGCGCAGATGTGCCAAGAGCACACCGCAAGGAGCTGAGGAAGAGCACTGCAGTGCCTGGGGAGGGCACCCATAGCACGAAGGGCTGAAAAGGCTGTAGCAAAGTGACTGATCCtgagccagcagggcagggagagcaTGGCAAAAGGCTCTGGGCCACATCCTTACCCAGGGCTGGAACTCCTCCTCCTTTTGCGCTCGTGTTTCCCTGAGCTCTTGCAGTGACCTTCCAGGTTCAGCTGCCTCTCGTAGGGGGATGGGACAGTACTGCAAGGAGACACCACCACAGAGGCTGAGAGCAGGGCAGGGTAGCAAAACTACCCTTCTGCTCAGCCCCCAGAATACAGCAGCAAAAACCTTTTCTTCCAGGCACAGGGAATCCACAAGCAGGACCAAGACAGTCCTCAATTCATGCCCCATTGCATGTCCCCAGTCTCCTCCtcaagaggagaggagcaagGAAGGGTAGAGCGCCACTTTTAGCCTTTAATCCTCCCAAAAGGTGGAATGCAGGGTCAGAGTCCTCTTCTCTACTGTTCCATTAGAGCCATGTAGGGGGCACAGGGCTGCTCAGGATCttcagaaaggagaaagcagcgcagaaaggaaaagctggtTACCTGGGGTTGAATCTCAGTACAATATAACCCAGTTGCTTCAAGTGGCTGAAAACCTTGgagcaaaggaaagcaaagaagattAGTTTACTTCAGTCCTGCTGCAACTGGGTAAACACCGTGTGGCACGGGAAGAGTAAAAAACCCCCACAGTTGGGACCCGAATAAAAGGTATGGAAACAGCCTGGGAAAACCCTCAGAATgccccccctttccctccctccctaccTGCCTACCCTGCCCCTAGCCCCTGGAAGAGGCTGCATGGCAGCGACTGGGCTCCCTGCTTTCATCCTCCCAACACACCTGGTAATGGGACAGGCTCATCTCCTCCTGGGTCAGCAGCATCTCATAGGCTTCTTGGATCGACAAGGGCAGATTCCTGTAAAAGAGCTGAACAGAGCCCTGCAGGACAAAAGATGACATTTAGAGAACCCCAGGGAACCAATCTACGAAAGGTCACAATGGTCTCTTCCCACTGGCCCCGACAGctggccccagcaccctccTTCACGTCATATCCATGCCTTCCcacaaaaaaggggaaaaaagccaaGGCACTAGGAACACACCTCTCCAGGGGGACAGGCTGAAGGCATCTAACTGGTCTTTTGTGGGGATGAATTCTGCACTCAGCAACTGACTGAACAATTTTATTGCTGTCAATTTGTTTATGATCTATTGCGTGTCAAATTGCCAGAGGCAAAACCCCCTGCATTTGCAATTAGGATTTAATGGATGTCATTAGATGCCCATAATCTAATTAAGTTTtgctgaggggggaaaaagctcCCCTTTAGATTGGTGCATCTGTGCCTCTGATAGCAGctgtggagaggaaaaaaaagtgtctctACAGTAAAGGAATCCAACCAGCATTTCTGCAAGGAGAGCAGCGCTGAAAGTAACTTGGTCTCACTCCCTTGTGCTACATTTAAATATCTTTGTCATGTGTACTAGGGAAGAGGTGCCAAGCAGCAACGCCAAGGATCTCAGATCAAATGTAAAGCGTGTACAGCACTGGCTGCTAATATCATCTCTTCCCATGCCAGCAAGCTTCACAGAGGAGGATGGAAGAGTCCAGAATTTTAATGTGGGAAATTCTTCATTCTAAAAGGATGCAGAGGGCTATATATCACAATGAGGAGATGATTTTGTTCGACAAAAAGACACTGCATACCGCCAGCCCTTACACAAGGCTGTTCTGTGCTTACTTTATAAAGGCTTTCTTGATACACAGACAGCAGCTGCCATAGCAGCATTTATTCTGCTGGACATCCAAAGGATAACTTAACGTTTGTACAGACAATCAGAACTGCACAGGACTTTCCTGTTCCACTTGTAGTCATGTGGACATTCATGGCTTTTCATGAACACAGGCATTTATACCGTGTACGTGGCCCTAACAAGCTGGATAAAGTTCCCCTAATTCCCATCAGCTTATTAGAGAAGAACAGAGAAACTGTGTTAATGAACTTGTGAACCCTGTTCTTGCAGAAATATGCATGACACCCTAGATAAGGGAGGAAGTCAACTTAGGACAGAGAAGGTACTGACCAGTCCCCAATGTCCTAATTAACAGTATACCAGTTCTGAGGAAAAGGATTTCTCAGTGTCATATCTTTTATTCCAATTAACTCCTGCCAACCACAGATAATAGTTTGATCTGGTTTTCAGAAATTCCCAGAACACCGAGTTTTCCCAGACCAGGGCAGACTTTGGTAAAATAACTGATATATCAGCATCTGTCTTTCACCACCcttagagaaagaaagaagtctcAGTTGAAAACTTTGTGAACATGCTCCCTATGCTTCTGACAAAAGAGCAGACTTACTGCTTTAGGAACAGAAATTCAGATTGCCCAAACACCCTCCTAGTCTCTACCATCATATTTGATGCAGGAGTGGGTTAAAGACAATGCCATCTGGATAAATTCACCACTGATCCAACCAACACACGCTATCAACAGCACAGAGACTGCCTTAGAGTACAACATGCAAAACCCTGGCCTGGAGAGCAGCACCTCCATCAGCAAACAGACAATTTCATGAGAACTAGATGTTTATCAACTGCTCAAACTGCAGCAGCAATCAACGCATGCTAACTGACTTCAGTCTAAAGCGGAGTAAATGTTCACCTTCTAGAGCTCCTTCAGTCACCCAGGAAAAGCCCAGCACGGGTAGTCTACTTACACACTCCAGCAGGTACAGAGCCTCCTCAGGCAGCAGGCACTGTTTGCCACGCTCTGAGAACCCCATGGTGTGCCAGAACTTCCCCTGGAACAGAAGCACAAATCCGTGATGGGCtttgtctgctctctgctgaCAGCCAGTCTCCCTCTCActtcaaaaagcaaaataaggaatcTGCAGTTGCCAGCAGGAAACGAAGGTACTGAGTACACTCTGCAGCAGACTCACCGCAGGGGACTGCAGCTCCACAATGCCCTTTTCTGGCTTCCACTCAGCTTTCACCAGATTCCCCCTGTGAAGGTTAAAGATTAGGGTTCTTTATTATCTGCGTGTTCTACAATCAACCACAATCAACCCCTGGTTTAGCAATGCAACAAGCTCAGGAAGGTGTCAAAAGGTGGCAAAGTTTCAGGTGGCATTTTCACAGGGTAAAGCCCGAGAAAGGCATCATCCTTTGGATCTGACGGTACCACGGGGAGGTGTTATCATCACCAAGGAGTTCAGACTGTCTTCAGCCAGCACCACAGGCATCtgtccacaggctgcagcagcctgctggagACATTTGGCCTAGGTGACCCACGATGTGCACGCTGCATCCCACCCACACAGCGATGTGCATGGGctcacaggaaaaaattaacagctgagagaagcaggGGGTGACTGCAAGGAtgaaggggaggctcaggggaggcctCATTGCTTTCCATGactccctgaaaggaaggggtggggagctgggggtcggccccTTCTCACCGATAACCgtgacaggaccagagggagcagcctcgagttgtgccaggggaggttcgggtgggaaatgaggagacatttctgctcagaaagagcagccagacacacagacagacacagaCGGACTCACAGGCGCTCCACACGCTCCTCGGCCAGCCACCGCCACTGCTCGTCCCGGCAGAGCCGCAGCCTCTCCGCCTGCTCCTCCGAGCCGTCGGGCGCGGCCTCCTTCGGGCCGCCGCGGTACCGGggggccccgctccgcccgcgGGCCTCCGGCAGCTCCGCCTCGCTGCGGGGAGAGAgcggggggcgctgagggggtGCTCCGGGGAGGGGGCTCCCTTACCCGCAGCTCCCCCTTCAGGGCCCGGCCCGCCCCGTACCTCAGGCTCCGCGCGCCGCCCGGCTCCATGGGCACCAAGCGGGAAGCGGCGCCCGGCacaggggaggggagaggaggggagcggGCAGCGGCCCCTGGCGGAGCGGCGGGCACCAGAGCCACGCACTGAAGCCGTGCATTAAAGTCATAAACTAAAGCCATACACTAAAGCCGTGCACTTTATTGTGCGTTGGGCTTTGTGGCACGCCTCGCACGGCAGCTGTGTGGTGGGGCTGTGCACCGAGCTGGGCGCCTCATGGAGCTGCTCACCTCTCCCAAAGGGATAGGGcagaaaacaaggcaaaaaagCTTCTGGGTTGCGTTAAGGTCAGGGAGATTGCCAACCAATGACCAAGGTACCTCAAACTGGTGATaaattaattgtatttattgccaattaaaacaaGTTTGGAGAGtgagaaaaatagagaaatcagCAACCCCATCCCACACCCCCTTTTCTGTCAGGATCAGCCTCAAGTGGGGAATCTGCTCCGGATTGGGCTCCTCTTGAGCTGCCCCTGGGGTGCTGTGGAACCACCTGGAACATTCTGGAACTGACTGGAACCCTCCAGAACCACCTGAACCCTCCAGAACCACCAGAACGTTCCAGAACTAACTGGAACATTCCTGAACTGACCGGAACCCTCCAGAACCATCAGAATGTTCCAGAACTGACTGGAATATTTCTAAACTGAAAACCCCAGGAACTGACTGGAACCCTCCAGAACTGACTGGAACCCTCTAGAACTGACTGGAACGTTCATGAACTGACCCTGCCAGAACTGACTGGAACCCTCCAGAACCAGCCCTGTCTGGCAGggtgcagccctgaggagaggcCCCTCACCGGCTGTTCCCAAGCGCTCATCGGGGCCCAGCATCCTCACAAAGTTCCCTCCTAAAAATGCCGTGAGTGTTGTTGTTATCCTCACAGAAAAACCTGctttggggtgggggtctcAAGCACCAGCTCTCCATCACTTCCAGTGAGGCAGGTTATCCCAGCAGATGCCGAGCCTGGGAGCATCACAGCCAGACCCAGAGCCAAGGTGTCGGTGCCCACAACCCAGATACAGCCCACAGCTCGCTCCAAAATTCAGGATTCAGCCCCAGGACTGCACCACTGATGTCCACGTGGCCGGCAAGGATTTTAATCCCTGGGATTTGCAGCCATCGCAAGCGGTCGGATGTGAAACACGACCTGAGGAAGCCAGCAGCGGCACCCAGCCTGCTCGCAAGTGTTTCTTTCCAAGGGTTTTCAAATTCAACCAACAcagggaaaaacagcaaaactgaaACCGTGGCCAACCTCCTGACCTCACAGCTCCACTCGCCCATGGATTCATTTCAAATCTGAAAGAGTTGCTGAGCGTTTCCACCTCCCCGCCATGGATCCAGGTGCAGCAGTGCAGGGCTCAGCTGGGCAGGAGAAGCAGGCGCGGTGCAGGGAAAggaggcttctctcttcagcaGATGTCACTATTTCTTCTGGTTCAGCCTCAGGCGGAGGCCGGCACGGTGCCAtcgcagcagggctgtgctgagcgTGCCGCGGTCCGGCTGGGATGGAAAACGAGAAGCCTCAGTGcgctgcggcctcacctcacTGCTGACGAGGCTGGATTTGCTGCTTAGGGAGGCATCAACTGACCTGACAGGGAAACGCACCAAAAGTTCAAGTTTCACCTCAAATCCGTCTCTTGTTGCTGTGGGATAGCTCGCGAGACTCAGCTAtcctcaagaaggaaaaatgcagctttttccCCACTGAAGTCCCTGGTTCCCAGTGCAGTTTCCCCGTAATAGTCCTTTGACAAAATGCCAACGTAGGCAGACGAATGCGAAAACCattcctctctgttttccactGACTGGTTTAATTTTCACTTCCTGCCCACTTATTTCCTCCTAGCGAACCGTCCCTTAGTCCTGCAAGGGGGTCACTGACACTGGCCAGCAGTGCCTCCGTACAGCAATCAGGGACATGCCGTGAGGGACGAGGACTCAAGATGGCTCATGGGGCAGCAGCCCGTGCACCAATTACGCTTTTTCTCTctaatttacaaaaataagcattttggAGGATACTCAGACTGCTTGATTTTAGCATAATCCCGGAACACCACATACCGCTGCTTTCAATTTATGGGCTGTCACCCCTTTGTTTAGCTCAGTCTTTCCTTAAAATAGAGAGGTTTAAATTGTTCCGAGGAAGGCTCTGATCCAGAATTTGCTTTTGTCACCCACTGTGCTTACAAGACCCAGAAATGTCAAGACTAATCTcagtttacatttcttttcaataCCAGGATTTTAGCTGTTGCAGAGGGGTCCTGTTCCTCACAGAGGCACCAACAGCGCCTTGTCCCTGGTGGGACTCATGTTCTCCCCAGCTGAAGCCTGTTAATCAGCCCTAATTGACTGAGTCTCATCTGCTGGGTATGAGTGGCCccagtggggctgtgctgtcTTCTCCTCACTTACAAACAGAGGGTGAGATGGAAGCTTAGtgggtgcttttttttcccccctatgtTTAAGGAGGGTTTTTTgatgtgaactttttttttttttttttttttatgattgctTTGAGACTCTGCCTGTAATGTTTATTTATAAAGTTTAGCTTagcgtttttgttttgttttgtttttccttgctttgaGTAGGTTCTTGTTGACTCTTCTTCAGAGTAGCTATGCACGGTAGGAAACCT contains:
- the TSEN54 gene encoding tRNA-splicing endonuclease subunit Sen54, which gives rise to MALVYDFNARLQCVALVPAAPPGAAARSPPLPSPVPGAASRLVPMEPGGARSLSEAELPEARGRSGAPRYRGGPKEAAPDGSEEQAERLRLCRDEQWRWLAEERVERLGNLVKAEWKPEKGIVELQSPAGKFWHTMGFSERGKQCLLPEEALYLLECGSVQLFYRNLPLSIQEAYEMLLTQEEMSLSHYQVFSHLKQLGYIVLRFNPSTVPSPYERQLNLEGHCKSSGKHERKRRRSSSPGSLEKKHKVSEDLPEAEGTPKKAGDDCGDPSCLPLDEKPLSEQPEELDAGSGEEQSSPVPLDTRQKNSPSPSRSRAGDPEASGTGTRAPRWDFTTIILPNMAPDQPCTHLPSPDCGLLPENVPGREVDAASWCKRINLKQEKLSRKEREQLERESRYKSSVNADREVRRCSNWQEYKALLKQRSQQRVWRRPPHLWDQAVTPLLRPEEATSTAAILQQISVLQPSHILDGASRLQEDSGSLKISFNVYQPDAVAKFKKTNPGKPYVRMCVQSFEEQIPSLRALKQVTYQSGDVPVVFALVEYGDIAFHSLKEFKLPVDVNHSSY